The genomic stretch AAATCAATCGTGGTGGTTTGGTTGCCCGCTCCATAGATATCTATCTCATAGCGCACAAATTCACCTTGAGCCGCTTGCTTGACGGATTGCCGCATGCGCTGCTGTGTGGCTTCTGAAATAGATAGCCAATAGGTTTCCCAGATTGGTTTACCAATGACCTCTTCATGCGTCACGCCACCGAAGTCTAGAGCAGTTTGATTTGCTTCTAATAAAATTCCATCTGTTGATAGTAAACCAATAAATTGGAAGGTGTTGTCAAAAATTCCTTTAAATCGCAGTTCACTTTCTTTGCGATCGCTAATATCAAAAGCCGAACCACGAAGCACCTTAGTTTTTCCATCCGTTGCTAAGCCAACAGTGGCATTATCTCGTACCCAAATGACTTTACCTTCACGATTAATAAACCGATATTCACAACAAAAAGGTTCATTCGTTTCTATACTTTTTAGAACCTCTTGCTGAACGCGATCGCGATCTTCAGGATGGACATATTCTGCCCAAGTATTAAAAAAGCCTGCATCCCATTCTGAAGCTGGTATCCCTAAAAGATCTTGTATCTGGGGGCTGATATAGGCAAATTCTGGACTATTTGTAATCGGTGATACATAGGACACACTGGGGATTTGCTCCACTAAAGAGCGATATTGCTGAGTCCATCGATATAAAACTGTATAGGCTTGTTCTGCTTCTTCTACCTGTTCTAATATCCTGTTTTTGTAGTGTTTGCATTGCAAAGAGATTTCTATCTGCATGGCAATATTTTGCAGCATGATTACATCGTCTTGATCCCAGATGTTGTCGTCTCTATTCTCTAATGCAGAGCATTGATAAACGGTCAAAAATCCCCACAATGGCTGATTAGGATCAAGTTCAGGTAATAAAATTGGTACAAGTAAATAAGCTTTGCCAGTAAATATTTCTGTTAGGTTTAGATCACATTGTGTGATCCCTGCTGTGTAGTAATCAATAATTTTTGCTATGGCACTTTCCCCTCGTTGATGGTCTTCAAGTAGTATATTTTCGATTTGAATTTGTGAGCATGGCTCACAAAAATTTGCTTTTGATTCAGCAATGAATCTCCCCTTAACTTCTATCTTCTGATTGATGTCTATAGAAATGTTATTGAATGATTTGTTCAATTCATAGATAGCAACATGAACAGCATGAAGTGACTTACGTAACTTGGCTGTAATGGTATTTAAAATTTCTTCTAAATCGTCGGATTGACGTATAAATTGGAGGATTTCTCCATACAGCAACATTCTTTGTCTTACTTTTTCCATTTCTGAATGCAAAGCACTATGATCAATATTCGCTGATGGTACTCTGGTGTCTAAATTGTCAGTATTTAATTGGGAAGATGAGTTGCTCATACTTAAAATATGTTCGTAAATTTAGCAACAGGTGTCCATATGCTGTTTGATGTGAGTAGCCATAGCAACTTTTGACTTAGTATTTGATAATCATTTTCATTGTGCTTGTTATACAAAGATTTGGGTAGCTCAATAGAGTTATAAATAGCGCTAAGGATTGCTAAATATCGAAACGAGGTAAAATATCTACGAGATCAGAAAAAACAATAAAAATTGTTAAAACGCAAAGAATTCCCACCCTATACAATCACCTCTTAGTATAACTGATTCCTTGACGTTGCTAGATATCGTGATCTCCTTTAAAACACCAAAAACGAATTAATTCTCAGTTTAGCGGTGTCAACATAATAAATTTCTTACTTGTTTTGGTACACTTGCAGAAGAGAAGCAAACAGTACCGAGCATCTATACATGAGAAGCAATCTACTACTGACCAAAGAACTGCCAAGTCTACAATATTCGCCCGTTGGCGATCGCTTTGATGAAACATGGGAAGCACCGCTCTCGATCCTCTTGGGGCTTGGTCGGGCAGCAGGGGCAGATTTTGTAGAATTTTTCCTAGAACGTAACAATTACATTAGCTGTCTTGCCGAAGATGACACAATTACGAGCATCTCGCCAAGACTGTCCACAGGCGCAGGTATTCGTGCTTTTAAAGGTAAAGCTGATTGTTATGTCAGTACTAATGACCTGACTTTTTTGGGGTTAAAGTCGGCTCTGGAACGCGCCCTTTCCATACTTGGTTTACAACTTCCTTCTCAAAATTCCATTATCTCCTCAATTCAACTAGAACTTTTTCGTGACTATGCCACGAAAAAAGGTAAAGATTCATGGATTAGTCAATGCAGTCCAATGCGGGAAATGGGTGATATCCTCCTTGGTGCTAATCAACTCCTTGCTCAAAAAGGTAAACATATTCAATCAAGGCGATCGGGATATTTTCGAGATTGGCAAGAAATCTTGGTCGCCGCAAGCGATGGGACATTTGCTAGAGATATTCGCCTCACGCAATCAGTTGGCTCTAATCTTCTCTGCGCTGATGGTGCAAATCGTTCATCAATTAACAAGCGTGTTGGTGGTACTAGCGATCCCAGCTATCTCCGCAATTGGAATTATGAACCTGTCATTGATGAAATTGCCGAAGCTGCTGGCAAAATGCTCTATGCCGATTATGTTGAGTCGGGTTCCTATCCCATCATTATGGCTAATCAATTCGGTGGCGTAATCTTCCATGAGGCATGTGGGCATCTCCTTGAAACTACAGGCATTGAAGCAAAAACCACACCCTTTGCAGAAATGAAAGGTCAGAAAATTGCTCACGAAAACCTGACTGCATGGGATGAAGGACGCTCTGAGGAAGCCTTTGGCACAATCGATATGGATGACGAAGGAATGCCCACACAGCGAACGCTCTTAATTGAAAATGGAATCCTCAAAAACTTTATTAGCGATCGCGCAGGGGAATTACGCACAGGGCATCCGCGCACAGGTAGTGGTCGTCGCCAAAGCTATGCCTATGCTGCGGCTAGT from Pseudanabaena sp. Chao 1811 encodes the following:
- a CDS encoding TldD/PmbA family protein, which encodes MRSNLLLTKELPSLQYSPVGDRFDETWEAPLSILLGLGRAAGADFVEFFLERNNYISCLAEDDTITSISPRLSTGAGIRAFKGKADCYVSTNDLTFLGLKSALERALSILGLQLPSQNSIISSIQLELFRDYATKKGKDSWISQCSPMREMGDILLGANQLLAQKGKHIQSRRSGYFRDWQEILVAASDGTFARDIRLTQSVGSNLLCADGANRSSINKRVGGTSDPSYLRNWNYEPVIDEIAEAAGKMLYADYVESGSYPIIMANQFGGVIFHEACGHLLETTGIEAKTTPFAEMKGQKIAHENLTAWDEGRSEEAFGTIDMDDEGMPTQRTLLIENGILKNFISDRAGELRTGHPRTGSGRRQSYAYAAASRMRNTYIDAGDFSLDDLFASVDKGIYCKKMGGGSVLPTGQFNFAVDEAYLIENGKITKPLKGATLIGDAKEIMQEISMSSRDLELAAGFCGSVSGSVYVTVGQPHIKVDAITVGGR